The following DNA comes from Anaerolineales bacterium.
GCAGTCGGTTCATCGAGCACCAGGATTTCCGGATCCATCGAAAGGACGGTGGCGATGGCCACGCGCTTCTTCTCGCCGCCGCTGAGATGGTGGCAGACCCGATCACTGTAGCCGCGCAGTTCCACCGCTTCGAGAGCTCGCTGCACGCGCGCCCGCACGTCGGCCTCGGGCAATCCCATGTACAGCGGTCCGAAGGCGACGTCGTCGAACACCGTTGGTGAAAACAGCTGATCGTCCGGATCTTGAAAGACCAACCCCACGGAGGATCGAATTTCACCCAACGTGCGTTCTTCAACGAGCGTCCCGCAGACGCGGACTTCTCCCCGGTCTCTGAGAATGCCGTTGAGATGCAGCATGAGCGTCGATTTGCCCGCGCCGTTGGGGCCGACGAGTGCGACCTTTTCGCCGGGCGCAATGTAGAAGCTCACGCCGCGCAATGCGGCGCGTCCATCCGGATACGTAAACTGCAGATCACGTACTTCGATCGTGTGATGCATTGCTCAAACCATCCAATCTACGCTCAACGGGACGATCAGCAGCAAACCGACCGTCACGAGCGAAATCCAATCCTTGGCGCGCATATGAAAATGAGTCAACGAGCGCATCTGACCGTCGT
Coding sequences within:
- a CDS encoding ATP-binding cassette domain-containing protein, translated to MHHTIEVRDLQFTYPDGRAALRGVSFYIAPGEKVALVGPNGAGKSTLMLHLNGILRDRGEVRVCGTLVEERTLGEIRSSVGLVFQDPDDQLFSPTVFDDVAFGPLYMGLPEADVRARVQRALEAVELRGYSDRVCHHLSGGEKKRVAIATVLSMDPEILVLDEPTAGLDPRARRSLIHLLHVLPQTMLVSTHDIPMVAELFERTVVIDEGEIVYDGSTQSLMTDRDLLAQHGLEAP